TCACATCCAGGTTCTTTTTCTTGGCTTGTCCGACTATCAGAGTGGGTAGCATATTGTTGTCACCACAAGGAGAAAGGCACGTATGAATGTGTAGATCCCCCTTAAACTGATCCACCATCACCGACCCCGCGAACACCAAGATCATGCAGCCTACCAATAATCTCAAAGGCAGGCAGCTTACTCACCAGGATCGGGATGCCTTCGGTTTCAGCCTTCCTAATAGTTTCTTCCTCCGGATGCCTTCCGTTGACCAACAAAATTCCAGACACACGATTCAAGGAGGCGACGGCAACTATGTTCAGATGAATCTGAAGGGTAACCCAGATATTTCCCTCTCTACTATTGGCAATGACATCGCTCAGAAGATCGCTCGCATATCCTCCCCTTACTTCATTGTCGAGTTTGCTCGATCCGCACATGACTTCCAGATTCAGCTTATCGACTATCTCATTCAGTTTCATGTCTCAATCCTTACGGTGTATGTTGATAGTGACCTTCAGACGCGTCCCCTTACCTACGGTTGAAGTAAGGTCCATGACATCGGCACATTTCTTGATATTGCTTAGCCCCATGCCTGCCCCAAATCCCATTTCTCTGATCCATTCAGTTGCAGTTGAGTAGCCGGGTTGCATAGCTTTCTCAACATCGGGAATGCCGGGACCCGAATCTATAGCTTCGATCTGTATTCGATGTGGTTCTATGTTGACCAGAATCTCCCCACCTTCGCCATAGATGACCATGTTCATCTCTGCTTCGTAGGTAGCAACTGCCGCCCTGCGTATGATTCGAGGATGGACATTGAGGTGCTTTAAAGCCCTTTTGAGTCCGCTTGCGCTTGCACCGGCATTCTGGAAATCCCGGCCCGCTATGCGGAACTCCAACACAAGGCTAACCTTATTGGCAACTATCTCCTCAAAGATGCGACTCACTGAGTGATTCTGATCCTCCTCTTCGCGCCGAATAATGGCCAGCTTTTCCAGTAACCCTTGCACAATTGTACCTTTGGTGATGATCCCTATTACTCTTCTATCTTTGCGTGTAATCACCGGGAATCGGCCAAATCCGTGTTTCTCAAACTTCTCAACAGCACTAACAAGCGAATCATCTACGTACACGCCTTCCACATCGCTGGTCATCCTCTGCGCAACCGAAGTGTCTGGCTGCCCTTCAGCTAACCAATCGATGAAGTCTTGAAGGCTAATGATCCCAACTAACTCATCTCCGTCTACAACGGGCGCTCCTGAAATATGACCGGACCGGAGTATGTCTCTGAGTTCGCTCATTTTCGTCTCTACCGGAATCGAAATCACAACATGCTTCATCACATCGCTCACGGTCAGTTCATACAGTAACTCTTGAACCTTCGTGACTCTCTTCTCTTCAGCCAACTAGAAACCTTTCTCAAAGTCGGAGCAGCCGGGCAACCCAGCCTTATACAACCTCCCGCAGGACTCATACATGAGAAGGTCGGTTGAGAGCAGCACAATCTTCTTTTCCTCAGCTAACCTTTTCGTATCCTCAGGGGGTTTCTTGCCTCTTGCGAAGCAGATTGCTATTATGCCGGCCACCTCTGCCGTGCGAACGCACTGAGGATTTACCAATCCAGTTAGGAGTATCGAGTCCGATTTGATGAAGGCCAGTACGTCACTCATCAGATCAGAGCCGCATGCCATCTTCACTTCCTTCTGAAGGTCTTCCGCTCCGACAATCACCTTTGCTTCAAGAATCTGTTTTATCTTCTCTAATCTCATTCGGATGCTCCTCCTGCCTATGACACCTGCTCGCTTCCTATGGCTAAGGCGTGTTCAGTGACTATCTTCCCCCCAATTACGTGCTCAGAAAAAATCTTCCGAATCTTCTCCTCTGTCAAATCAATATACTTCACAGGCGCTTCGCCCTTTAGTTCAACTGTAGCCATGGGCTCCCTACTGCACAGCCCAGCACAGCCAGATGTGGTAAGAATGATGTCCTTTGCATCACTCTCTTCAAGCAGTGCCATCAAGGTGCTCATTATCTTCCTCGCCCCAGCAGCTATCCCGCAGGTCCCCATGTGAACTGTAATCTTTGCCTTGCCTGCCCCCTCACGCAGCATGGTCATCTTCCTCATTCTCTCTCTAATCTTCTCCAGGTCTTCAGGTTTCAGCTTCGGCATCGATAGTTACCCGCCTTTGTACTTTTTCAGTATTGTGGGAATCTTTACCT
This genomic interval from candidate division TA06 bacterium contains the following:
- a CDS encoding serine kinase, which encodes MKLNEIVDKLNLEVMCGSSKLDNEVRGGYASDLLSDVIANSREGNIWVTLQIHLNIVAVASLNRVSGILLVNGRHPEEETIRKAETEGIPILVSKLPAFEIIGRLHDLGVRGVGDGGSV
- a CDS encoding (2Fe-2S) ferredoxin domain-containing protein, translated to MPKLKPEDLEKIRERMRKMTMLREGAGKAKITVHMGTCGIAAGARKIMSTLMALLEESDAKDIILTTSGCAGLCSREPMATVELKGEAPVKYIDLTEEKIRKIFSEHVIGGKIVTEHALAIGSEQVS
- a CDS encoding CBS domain-containing protein, with the protein product MAEEKRVTKVQELLYELTVSDVMKHVVISIPVETKMSELRDILRSGHISGAPVVDGDELVGIISLQDFIDWLAEGQPDTSVAQRMTSDVEGVYVDDSLVSAVEKFEKHGFGRFPVITRKDRRVIGIITKGTIVQGLLEKLAIIRREEEDQNHSVSRIFEEIVANKVSLVLEFRIAGRDFQNAGASASGLKRALKHLNVHPRIIRRAAVATYEAEMNMVIYGEGGEILVNIEPHRIQIEAIDSGPGIPDVEKAMQPGYSTATEWIREMGFGAGMGLSNIKKCADVMDLTSTVGKGTRLKVTINIHRKD